The genomic segment TCCCGCTTCACGATCTCGCTCACCGTCTTGCCCTCGACGCGTGTCCCGGCGGCCTGGAACCGGCTCATGACATTCTTCATGACCGCGCCCATGTCTTTCATCCCCGGCGGCGCTCCTGAAGCCGCGCCCATTTCGCCGATCACCGCCTGCACCGCAGCCACGATCTCCGCCTCGCCGGCGGCTTTCGGCAAGTAGCCCTCGATGATGCCGATCTCGGCCTGCTCCTTCTCGGCCAGGTCCGCCCGCCCGCCTTTGCTGAACTGTTCCACCGA from the Terriglobales bacterium genome contains:
- a CDS encoding GatB/YqeY domain-containing protein, which translates into the protein MKQCRRIQMGTTAGLGGPYNPAMSLSDQIQKDMTAAMRARDERRLSCLRMVKTALKNKEVEKRGTLDDAEAQQVLSTLIKQRKDSVEQFSKGGRADLAEKEQAEIGIIEGYLPKAAGEAEIVAAVQAVIGEMGAASGAPPGMKDMGAVMKNVMSRFQAAGTRVEGKTVSEIVKR